The nucleotide sequence CCAGACTGCGCCCTCGGCGTCGACGGTCAGCCCGTCGGGATGGACGTCCCCCTCCGCGAGCTCGGGCACCACGAAGGTGCGGCGCCCGCGCAGACCCTCGTCCGGGGACCAGTCGAGGACGTCGACCTTCCCGGTGGGCGTGTCGTTGTAGTAGGCCAGCGTGCCGTCCGGGGACCAGGCGATGCCGTTGGAGACGGTGACGCCCTCCAGGACCGGCTCCCCGCGCAGGTCCGGGTGCACGCGCCAGAGCGTGGCCGCGCCCTCCGTCTGGTCCCAGGCCATGGAGCCGACGTAGAAGGAGCCGTCCGGGCCGGCCCCGCCCTCGTTCATCCGGACCGCCCCGGGCTCCCAGAGCTGCTCGGCCGGGTGGACGGTGCCGTCCGGGTCCTCGAGTGCCACGCCGGTCTCCAGGGCCAGCACCGCTCCCCCGGTCGCGCGCGGGCGCACGCAGGCCACGACGTCCCCGACGTGCTTGCGGAGCACCTCGCCGTCCGCGCCGAGGGACAGCACGTCCCCGGCGAGCATGTCGACCCACCGCAGCCCGCCCCAGGACTCCGACCAGCACGGCCCCTCGCCGTGGTAGGTGACGGAGTCGGTGATCCGCTCGGCGCGCAGCCGCCGTGCCGCCATCTCAGAGTCCCTTCTCGTGCACCGCGGGCAGCGCCGTGGTGGGGATCCGGTCCCGGTCGGGGTTCAGGAGGATCTCCGACATGTACTTCGTCACCGCGCGCTGGTTGCCGAGCTGGACGATGGCGTAGATCGCCGCCTCCTCGTCGGTCCAGCGGAGCAGGCTGCCGCCGAACAGGGTGCCGTTGGCGTTGAGGTCCTCCGGCTTGACCCACTTGCGGGTGCGGAAGGTGATGTCCTGGGTGGTCATGCCCCCACGATACCGAGGGCGCCCTCCGCACCGTCGGCTACAGCTCCACGGTCCCGCGGACCACCGGGCTGACCTGGCCGCCGACCCAGACGGTGTCCGCGTCCCGCTCCAGCAGCACGCGCCCGGTGCGCCCGAGCACGGTGCCCTGGGCGGCGACGTAGCGCTCCGGGGCCCACCCGTTGTCCGTCAGCCACCGGGCCAGGCCCGCGTTGAGGCTGCCAGTGACCGGGTCCTCCACGACCCAGTCCCCCACGAACGCCCGCACCTCGACCGCGCACTCGGCGCCCTCGCGGTGGGGGCCCACCACGCCGAGCTTGAGCCCGGCCATGGCGGACCAGTCCGCACGCACGCCCAGCACGGTCCCGGCGTCGGCCACGCGCACCCCGATCCAGCCGGGGCCGTTGTCCAGCCAGGACACGTCGAGCAGCGCGGACGGGTCCAGCCGCAGGGACCGCGCCACCCGGTCCAGCAGCGCGGGCTCCGCCACGGGCTCGTAGCGCGTCAGGGGCGGGGCGGCGAACGAGAGCCTGCCCTCGCGGCGCCGGACGGTCACCAGCCCGACCCCGCACTCCTGGACGACGTCCGCTCCCGCGGGCTCCCCGCCGAGGGCGAGCCAGGCGGACGCCGTCCCGAGCGTGGGGTGACCCGCGAAGGGCAGCTCCCCGCCGGGGGTGAAGATCCGCACCCGGTAGTCGGCGCCGGGGACCGTGGGCTCGAGCAGGAACGTGGTCTCGGAGAGGTTGGTCCAGCGGGCGAAGCGCGCCATCGTGTCCTCGTCGAGGGCGTCGGCCCCGTGCACGACGGCGAGCGGGTTGCCGCCCAGCGGCGCCGGCGAGAAGACGTCCACCCAGCTGATCGCGTGGCTCGTCATGGTCTCAGAGCACCGGCCCGCGCGTGTTCCTCCGGGCGGGCCGGGCCCGTCCCTTTCGCCGGGCGTCCCGGCCGGCGGGCCCGGCGGCGGTCCCGCCACGGGCCGCCGCCCGGTCCTCCCGCAGCCTCCGGACCACCAGGCCGACCAGGACGGAGCCCACGGTGCTCAGCACCAGGGGCAGCACCGCGCTGCGCTGCTCGCTGTTGTCGTACATGGCCGGGCCTCCTGCCGGAAGGCGACGCGGGGCGTCGTCGGGTTCGGTGCCAGGAATCCTACGCACCCTCCGGTGCCTCCGGCCACACCCCGGAGCTACCCCGGCGGTGGCTGCCGAGCAGATGGGTGTCGACGATCCCGACCGCCTCCATGAGCGCGTGCATCGTGGTCGGCCCCACGAAGCGGAAGCCGTGCGCCCGCAGGGCCCGGGACAGGGCCTCGGACTCCGGCGAGCGGGTCGGGACCTCCTCCGCCGTGCGCGGACGCGGGGTCCGCGCCGGGCGGAACGACCACACGAGCTCGGTCAGCCCGCCCTCGGCGCGCAGGGCCACGGTGGCGCGGGCGTTGCCGACGGCGGCCTCGATCTTGCCCCGGTGGCGCACGATCCCGGCGTCGCCCAGCAGGCGGTCGACGTCGGCCGGGCCGAAGCCGGCGACCGCGTCCGGGTCGAAGTCCGCGAAGGCCGCCCGGAAGGCGGGCCGCTTGCGCAGGATCGTGGCCCAGGACAGCCCGGACTGGAAGCCCTCGAGGCAGATCCGCTCGTAGAGCCCCCGCTCGTCCCGCACGGGGACGCCCCACTCGGTGTCGTAGTACTCGCGCAGGAGCGGGTCCGTGGCGGCCCAGACGGGGCGGGCGAGCCCGTCCTCGCCGAGGACGAGTCCGGTCGCGGGATCGGGCAGGGAGCTCATGCCGAGCATCGAACCACACCGAGAGGCTCCGACACACCCGGGGCGAGTACCCCCAGGGGTATAGGATGGCGGTCATGCACCCGACGAACCCCGCCGTGGACCGGCGCGCCCTGCAGCGGAGGGTCGTCCGCGTCCTCGCCCTCGGCCAGATCCTCGGTGGGCTGGGCGTCGGCGCCACCCTGGCCCTCGGCGCCCTCCTCGTCACCGAGGTCTCCGGCTCCTCCGCCTGGTCCGGCATGGCCGCGACCATGAACACCCTCGGCGCGGCCCTGCTCGCCGTCCCCCTCGCGCGGCTCGCCCAGGCCCGCGGCCGGCGGATCTCGCTCAGCACCGGGGCGTTCACCGCCATGGCGGGCGCGTCGATCACGATCGGCGCCGCCGTCCTCTCGAGCTTCCCCGTCCTGCTGCTGGGCCTGGCCCTGCTCGGCGCCGGCTCGGCGCTCAACCTCCAGTCCCGGTTCGCGGCGACCGACCTGGCCGCGGACGACACCCGCGCCCGGGACCTCTCCCTGGTGGTCTGGTCCACGACGATCGGCGCGGTGCTCGGCCCCAACCTCTTCGAGCCGGGCGAGCTGCTCGGGCGGGCCCTGGGCCTGCCGGCGCTGACGGGCGGATTCGTCATCGCCCTCGTGGCGCAGGCCTTCGGGGCCCTGGTCTACCTCACGGCGCTGCGGCCGGACTCCCTGCTGCTGGCCGTGGCCGACGGCGAGGCCGCGGGCAGGGGCAAGCCCTCCCCCGCGGGCGGGCTGGCGGTGCTGCGGGCCTCGTCGCCGGCCCGCCGGGCCGTGCTCACCGTGGCGCTGAGCCACGCCGTCATGGTGGCGCTCATGTCCATGACGCCCGTGCACCTGACCCTCCACGGGGCATCGCTGAGCGTCGTGGGCCTGACCATCAGCCTGCACGTGGCCGGGATGTACGCCCTCGCCCCCGTGTTCGGCTGGCTCGCGGACCGGGCCGGGCGCCGCCCCACCGTCCTGCTCGGCCAGGCCCTGTTCGTGGCGTCCCTCGTGCTGTCCTGGTTCGGCTCGACGTCCCCCGTGCTGGTGACGGTCAGCCTGGTCCTGCTCGGGCTCGGCTGGTCCGCCTCCACGGTCGCGGGCTCCACGCTCGTGGCCGAGGCCGTCCCGCCGGCCGAGCGGCCGAAGCTGCAGGGCGTCTCGGACCTGTTCATGAACCTCGCCGGGGCGACCGGCGGGGCGCTCGCCGGACCGGTGCTGGCGCTGATCGGCTTCGACGGGCTCAGCGCGGCCCTGCTCGTCCTCGTGGCGGTCGTGGTGGTCTCACACGGCGGCCGGACCCAGCGGGATGCGGGCGCCGACGCGCCAGCCGCCGTCCGCCGGTCCCGCCGCTAGCTCCCCGCCGAGCGGCTGGACGCGCTCGCGCAGCCCGAGCAGCCCGTACCCCGAGGCCGGGAGGCCGGGCCCGGAGCCCGGCCCCGCGGCGTTGTGCACCTCGACCACGACGTCGGCCTCGTCGACCTGCACGGCCAGCACGCAGCTCGTCCGGGCGGGCGCGTGCTTCATGATGTTCGTCGCCCCCTCCTGGAGGACCCGCTGGACCGTGGGCCGCACCCCTTCCGGGATCCGCGCGAGGTCGCCCCGCACCCGGGTGTCCGTGCGGAACCCGACCTCCCGCAGCGCGGCCGCGGCCTCCTCGAGGCCCCGGCCCGTGTCGACGGCCGCGGCGGCGCTGGAGTCCTGTGCGAGCCCGGCGCCCGGCTCCACGCGCATGATCCCCAGCAGCCGGCGCAGGTCCTTGAGGGCCGCGCGGGAGGAGTCGCCCACCACGTCCAGGGCCTCCTTCATGGTCTCCGGGTCCCGGGAGTAGGCCCCCGAGCGCGCCTGCATGGCGATGAGCGTGAGGTCGTGGGCGACGATGTCGTGCAGCTCCCGGGCCAGCTCGAGGCGCTGCTGCTCGAGGGCGTGGGCCGTGCGCTCCTGGCCCGCGGCGATCTCGACGCGGTCCAGCTCCTGCTGCGCGCTCAGGGCCCGCAGGACGAGACCGGGCAGGAGGAGGACCAGGGTCAGCGGCACGTAGCTCCAGAGGAACTGCGGGCCCACGACCGAGACGTTGACGGCCCACGAGGTCTGCCACACGAGGAAGGCCCCGACGGCCGCGGCGAGTCCGGGCAGGGCCGCCCCGTAGGCGGTGAAGGCCAGGACCAGCGGGATCACGACCATGTAGCTGCCCGGGTTGGTCTGTGGGTGGAGCAGGACCAGCAGCGCGGCGAGCGGCAGCCACGTCCAGCTGGAGCGCAGCGCCAGGACGGCGACCGTGGCGGCTTCGAGGACCACGAGCAGCAGCTCGTAGTCCCGGTCCCCGAACCCCAGGCCCGGGCCGGTCAGCACGAGCCGGACGGCGTCCAGGGCGCTCACCGTGATGAACAGCAGCAGGGCCACCCGCACCCACCGGTGCAGGGGGCGGGCCCGGGCGATCCCCTGCGGCAGGAGCGTGCCCAGGCCGGGCCGGCGGTCCTGCTGCGCTGCGCGGCGTGCCATGCGGTCCTTCCGGTGCGGTGGCCCGGTGCTCCGGTCCACCTCGGAGGATAGCCGCGGGTGCCGGGCCCGTCCGGGAGCGCGCCGGATCAGCACCAGCGCAGGAAGAGGAACGAGCACCCGCGGCTTGTGTGCCCGTCCGGGCTGTCGGTGCCGGGGTCGACCTTCAGGACCGGCGCCAGGGCGACCGGCGATTCCTGGGCCGCGGCGGTGGGAACACCGCCGGCGGTCAGCAGCAGTGCGGCGAGCAGCGAGGCGGCGGAGAGCGTGTTCACGGGGGGTCCTTCCGGCAGGGCGCCGCACCCGATCGGTGTGCGGTCGCGAACCATGGTCGCCGAGGGGTGGGGTCCGCGGGGTCATCCGGGAGGATGGCCGGGGGTCATCCCTTGGGCGGACCCGCGCGCCGGGCGGCCCCGTCCCGCCGGCGCCGTGGCCCCTCTCCGCTACGGTGAGAGCCATGAACGAGCACGCGCCGGCGGCGAGCCCCGTCAAGGTCCTGATCGTCGACGACCAGCAGCTCATGCTCCGCGCCCTGCGCGTGTTCATCGACGCCGAGGAGGACCTCGTGGTCGTGGGCGAGGCCCGCAACGGCCGGGCGGCGGTGGAGCAGTGCCGCGCCCTGCGTCCGGACGTGGTGGTCATGGACCTGCAGATGCCGGTCCTGGACGGCATCGAGGCCACCCGTGCGATCACGCACGAGCACCCGGAGGTGAAGGTGCTGGCCGTGACCACGTTCCACTCGGAGGACTGGGTGACCCCCGCGCTCCGGGCCGGGGCGAGCGGCTACGTGGTCAAGGACTCCGAGCCCCACGAGATCGTGGGCGCCGTGCGCAGCGTGCTGGCCGGGGAGGCCGCGATTTCCCGGCGGGTGGCCGCCACCCTCGTCCGCAGCGTCGTCGCGGACCCGGAGCCGGCGGCGCCGCGCCCCGAGGACGTCGCCGCGGTGGAGGGGCTCTCGGCGCGGGAGCGCGAGGTCGTGGCCCTGCTCTGCGAGGGCCTCAGCAACCGCGAGATCGCCGCCGCGCTCTTCGTGTCCGAGCCGACCGTCAAGTCCCACCTCAGCCACATCCTCACGAAGATGGAGGTGCGGGACCGGGTGCAGGTGGTGATCAAGGCCTACCGCACCGGGCTGGTGACGATCCCCTCGTCCTGAGCCGCCCGCGGGTCCGCGCCGCCGGGGAAGGTCAGCACCGCGTCCGGCGCCAGCTGCGCCGGCGGGCGGTGGGACACCACCAGGACCGCGCGCCGCGCCGCCCACTCCGTGAGCTCCTCGCAGAGCACCGTCGTGGACGCGCCGTCCAGTCCGTTGAACGGCTCGTCCAGGACGACGACGTCGAAGTCGCCGCTGGTGCACACGATCGTCCACAGCTTGCGCCGGTTGCCCGTGGACAGGTGCTCGGCGGCCTCGTCCAGCCACGGTCCGAGCCCGTGGCGCTCCGCCCGGCGCAGCCCCTCCTGCGGGTCGGCGCCGCACCAGCCGCTCGCGAACACCACGTGGTCCCGTGCGGTCATCGTGGGGTAGAGCGCCGGTTCGGTGCGGCAGATCCGGCGCACCCGGGAGGCCTCCGGCGAGCGTGCGTCCACGCCGGCGAGCGTGACCGTGCCCGCGGTCTGCGGCAGGTGCCCGCTGAGGACCTCGACGAGCGTCGACTTGCCGGAGCCGTTGGGCCCCTGCAGCAGCGTCAGCCCGGGGGCGTCGATCCGCAGCGTGAGCCCCCGGTGGACGGGGCGCCCGGCGTCGAAGCCGGCGCTCACCGCCTCGACGTGGATCAGCGGTGGGTGAGGGAGCGGTGCAGGCATGCGAGGGCACCTCCGGCGAGGGTCAGGGCGAGCAGGGGGACGATCCAGGGGTCGGTGGCGGGGAAGGTCAGCGGGACGGCCACGGGCGCGGCGGCGAGGACGACGGTGAGGACCCCCGTGAGCGGGCTGTCCGCGCCCGTCCCCTCGACCGTGCGCGGCGGGGGCAGCAGGTGCTCCGCGACGGTCGCGGCCCACACCGCGCCCAGCACCACGGCCGCGGGCGCCGCGGACAGGGTCCCCGTCAGCACCCGGGCCGCGACGACGAGCAGCAGGGCCGGCAGCAGCAGCGGCAGGGTGAGCGCGGTGAGGTGCCCCAGCGCCACGGAGGAGCGGGACGCCCCGGACTCCACGGCGGTGCGCAGGTGGCGGCCGTAGCGGAAGGCGCCGATGTCCGAGCTCACGAGCTCCGCGAGAGCGAGGCCCGTCATGAGGGCGGCGAAGCCCAGGGTGGGCCTCAGCGCCGCCTCCCACGCCGCGTCCGGCACGGCGGGCAGCGGCGGCATCCGGAGACCGGCGGAGGTCGCCCCGAGCAGCGCCGCGGTCGCGGCGGCGACCGCGGCG is from Kocuria rosea and encodes:
- a CDS encoding PhzF family phenazine biosynthesis protein, producing MTSHAISWVDVFSPAPLGGNPLAVVHGADALDEDTMARFARWTNLSETTFLLEPTVPGADYRVRIFTPGGELPFAGHPTLGTASAWLALGGEPAGADVVQECGVGLVTVRRREGRLSFAAPPLTRYEPVAEPALLDRVARSLRLDPSALLDVSWLDNGPGWIGVRVADAGTVLGVRADWSAMAGLKLGVVGPHREGAECAVEVRAFVGDWVVEDPVTGSLNAGLARWLTDNGWAPERYVAAQGTVLGRTGRVLLERDADTVWVGGQVSPVVRGTVEL
- a CDS encoding SMP-30/gluconolactonase/LRE family protein, with the protein product MAARRLRAERITDSVTYHGEGPCWSESWGGLRWVDMLAGDVLSLGADGEVLRKHVGDVVACVRPRATGGAVLALETGVALEDPDGTVHPAEQLWEPGAVRMNEGGAGPDGSFYVGSMAWDQTEGAATLWRVHPDLRGEPVLEGVTVSNGIAWSPDGTLAYYNDTPTGKVDVLDWSPDEGLRGRRTFVVPELAEGDVHPDGLTVDAEGAVWVALHGAGQVHRYTADGALDTVVEVGARQTTACCLGGEDLRTLYVTTSRENLAPDEDPAAGSLFAVRVDVPGLPVLPFTG
- a CDS encoding sensor histidine kinase, with the protein product MARRAAQQDRRPGLGTLLPQGIARARPLHRWVRVALLLFITVSALDAVRLVLTGPGLGFGDRDYELLLVVLEAATVAVLALRSSWTWLPLAALLVLLHPQTNPGSYMVVIPLVLAFTAYGAALPGLAAAVGAFLVWQTSWAVNVSVVGPQFLWSYVPLTLVLLLPGLVLRALSAQQELDRVEIAAGQERTAHALEQQRLELARELHDIVAHDLTLIAMQARSGAYSRDPETMKEALDVVGDSSRAALKDLRRLLGIMRVEPGAGLAQDSSAAAAVDTGRGLEEAAAALREVGFRTDTRVRGDLARIPEGVRPTVQRVLQEGATNIMKHAPARTSCVLAVQVDEADVVVEVHNAAGPGSGPGLPASGYGLLGLRERVQPLGGELAAGPADGGWRVGARIPLGPAAV
- a CDS encoding response regulator is translated as MNEHAPAASPVKVLIVDDQQLMLRALRVFIDAEEDLVVVGEARNGRAAVEQCRALRPDVVVMDLQMPVLDGIEATRAITHEHPEVKVLAVTTFHSEDWVTPALRAGASGYVVKDSEPHEIVGAVRSVLAGEAAISRRVAATLVRSVVADPEPAAPRPEDVAAVEGLSAREREVVALLCEGLSNREIAAALFVSEPTVKSHLSHILTKMEVRDRVQVVIKAYRTGLVTIPSS
- a CDS encoding DNA-3-methyladenine glycosylase I; protein product: MLGMSSLPDPATGLVLGEDGLARPVWAATDPLLREYYDTEWGVPVRDERGLYERICLEGFQSGLSWATILRKRPAFRAAFADFDPDAVAGFGPADVDRLLGDAGIVRHRGKIEAAVGNARATVALRAEGGLTELVWSFRPARTPRPRTAEEVPTRSPESEALSRALRAHGFRFVGPTTMHALMEAVGIVDTHLLGSHRRGSSGVWPEAPEGA
- a CDS encoding MFS transporter, whose product is MAVMHPTNPAVDRRALQRRVVRVLALGQILGGLGVGATLALGALLVTEVSGSSAWSGMAATMNTLGAALLAVPLARLAQARGRRISLSTGAFTAMAGASITIGAAVLSSFPVLLLGLALLGAGSALNLQSRFAATDLAADDTRARDLSLVVWSTTIGAVLGPNLFEPGELLGRALGLPALTGGFVIALVAQAFGALVYLTALRPDSLLLAVADGEAAGRGKPSPAGGLAVLRASSPARRAVLTVALSHAVMVALMSMTPVHLTLHGASLSVVGLTISLHVAGMYALAPVFGWLADRAGRRPTVLLGQALFVASLVLSWFGSTSPVLVTVSLVLLGLGWSASTVAGSTLVAEAVPPAERPKLQGVSDLFMNLAGATGGALAGPVLALIGFDGLSAALLVLVAVVVVSHGGRTQRDAGADAPAAVRRSRR
- a CDS encoding ABC transporter ATP-binding protein; protein product: MPAPLPHPPLIHVEAVSAGFDAGRPVHRGLTLRIDAPGLTLLQGPNGSGKSTLVEVLSGHLPQTAGTVTLAGVDARSPEASRVRRICRTEPALYPTMTARDHVVFASGWCGADPQEGLRRAERHGLGPWLDEAAEHLSTGNRRKLWTIVCTSGDFDVVVLDEPFNGLDGASTTVLCEELTEWAARRAVLVVSHRPPAQLAPDAVLTFPGGADPRAAQDEGIVTSPVR